A part of Maridesulfovibrio hydrothermalis AM13 = DSM 14728 genomic DNA contains:
- the selB gene encoding selenocysteine-specific translation elongation factor, translating to MPVVMGTAGHIDHGKTSLIKALTGTDCDRLAEEKKRGITIELGFASLDLGGDQHLSIIDVPGHEKFVKNMVAGAAGIDFVLLVIAADEGVMPQTREHLEICTLLGIRQGFVVLTKVDSVDEEWLELVKEDVKEFLASSFLAEAPVHAVSSHTGQGLDELKAQLSTFMKSFSPKRRTDLARLPVDRIFTMKGHGTIVTGTLISGQLSVGDDIVVYPEMTSTKVRSLQSHGSSVETAPAGRRTAVNLHGLEVEDIERGEVIGRPGTLFPSTVWDVELTCLESSPKSLKHRKEIHFHHGSKEVMAKVYFLDREKLGRGERAVCQVRFDKPMTGVYGDRIVIRSFSPLRTIAGGSIVNPLGRKVKRFSDDVTRLESLICADPEVLILTQLELAGNAGLTFQELSILTNVASKPLEKLLQTMGGQQKVFLFDKDSRNYVFGGHYETLVEGLINHLKEFHKNEPMKPGVSRGEIGSTFGKKLPAKLFHAIVERLIKKNEIVVAQEILHLPGHKVSLASDQKKLRNTLLDVYEKGGLTPPNLKDVLAPLDLTFKEASPVYKLLQSEGLVVRIKDEMYFAKSAVDSLQKTLEGYFAENEELGPQDFKELLGLSRKFSIPLLEFMDKEKVTMRVGDKRRLRKQS from the coding sequence ATGCCGGTAGTTATGGGGACAGCTGGTCATATTGATCATGGTAAGACCAGTTTGATTAAGGCTTTGACGGGCACTGACTGTGACCGTCTGGCTGAGGAGAAGAAGCGCGGTATCACCATTGAGCTTGGTTTTGCGAGTCTGGACCTTGGCGGTGACCAGCATTTGAGCATTATTGATGTTCCGGGCCATGAGAAATTTGTTAAGAACATGGTTGCGGGCGCAGCCGGCATTGACTTTGTGCTGCTGGTTATCGCAGCTGATGAAGGGGTGATGCCTCAGACTCGTGAGCATCTTGAGATTTGTACTCTACTGGGCATCAGGCAGGGCTTTGTTGTGCTCACTAAAGTGGATTCTGTTGATGAGGAATGGCTGGAGCTTGTTAAAGAGGATGTTAAAGAATTCCTTGCGTCCAGCTTTCTTGCCGAGGCTCCGGTTCATGCTGTTTCTTCACATACAGGGCAGGGACTTGATGAACTTAAGGCGCAGCTTTCGACCTTTATGAAATCTTTTTCGCCTAAGAGACGGACCGATCTGGCGCGGCTTCCTGTGGATAGAATTTTTACTATGAAAGGTCATGGAACCATTGTTACCGGAACGCTCATTTCAGGTCAGCTTTCGGTCGGCGATGATATTGTTGTGTATCCTGAAATGACCTCAACGAAAGTGCGCAGCCTGCAATCACACGGCTCCAGCGTTGAAACCGCTCCGGCGGGCAGGCGTACAGCTGTAAATCTGCATGGTCTGGAAGTGGAGGATATTGAACGCGGCGAAGTTATTGGACGGCCGGGGACTTTATTTCCTTCTACTGTGTGGGATGTTGAACTCACTTGTCTGGAATCATCTCCGAAGTCGCTTAAGCATCGTAAAGAGATCCATTTCCATCACGGTTCAAAAGAAGTTATGGCGAAAGTATATTTTCTGGACCGTGAAAAGCTCGGGCGGGGTGAACGTGCAGTTTGTCAGGTTCGTTTTGATAAGCCTATGACGGGAGTGTACGGAGACCGGATAGTAATCCGTTCATTTTCCCCGCTGCGGACCATTGCGGGGGGGAGTATTGTGAACCCTCTGGGCCGTAAGGTTAAGCGTTTTTCTGATGATGTGACACGGCTTGAATCGCTGATTTGTGCAGATCCGGAGGTGTTGATTCTTACCCAGCTTGAACTTGCGGGGAATGCCGGACTTACTTTTCAGGAACTATCTATTTTAACTAATGTTGCATCAAAGCCGCTTGAAAAATTGCTTCAGACTATGGGGGGGCAGCAAAAAGTCTTTTTGTTTGATAAGGACAGCCGTAATTATGTTTTCGGCGGTCATTATGAAACATTGGTTGAAGGGCTGATCAACCATCTTAAAGAATTTCATAAGAACGAACCTATGAAACCCGGTGTTTCACGCGGAGAGATTGGTTCCACCTTTGGCAAAAAACTGCCTGCTAAGCTTTTTCATGCCATTGTGGAAAGGCTGATTAAGAAAAATGAAATCGTGGTGGCGCAGGAAATTTTACATCTGCCCGGTCATAAGGTCTCTCTTGCGTCTGATCAGAAGAAGTTGCGCAATACATTGCTTGATGTCTACGAAAAGGGCGGACTGACACCGCCCAACCTTAAAGATGTACTTGCTCCCCTTGATCTTACATTCAAGGAAGCTTCGCCTGTGTATAAACTTTTGCAGAGTGAAGGGCTTGTTGTACGTATTAAAGATGAAATGTATTTTGCAAAATCTGCCGTTGATAGTTTGCAGAAAACACTTGAGGGGTATTTTGCAGAAAATGAAGAGCTGGGACCGCAGGATTTTAAAGAATTGCTCGGGCTTTCCAGAAAATTCTCCATACCCTTGCTTGAGTTTATGGATAAGGAAAAAGTGACCATGCGTGTCGGTGATAAGCGCAGGCTCAGGAAACAGAGTTAG
- a CDS encoding aminopeptidase gives MNMSLEHKTKSCWEIYKNDEHQQGMDDLAARYIDFLTRCKTERETIKYVEEKLEEAGFDDFLGSDKCFRSFRDKTIFIARKGKKTLSHGFRLVGAHADTPRLDLKQHPLYEDLGMSMAKTHYYGGIRKYQWLARPLALHGVVVKADGEKIDVTIGEDLNDPVLTILDLLPHLAYKQVEKKVTDAFEAEKLNILMGHSLSFNKDDDNDDESGKPSVKRKVLELLNEKYGIIEEDLFSSEMHIVPAGPARYVGLDKSIVGGYGQDDRSCVFLALEAFLNAPEPEHAQVVLFYDKEEVGSEGSTGAKSLFFEYCLEDLIEAWEPGAKMSRVMMAGKALSTDVHAAIDPDYQDVHEKLNSAYLGYGPCFCKFTGHRGKVGANDAHPEFVAWLRSVLAEAEVPWQMAELGKVDLGGGGTVAKFLALYGMDVIDFGPPVLSMHSPFELTSKADLYATELAFRAFLKS, from the coding sequence ATGAATATGTCACTTGAGCATAAAACTAAAAGTTGCTGGGAAATCTACAAAAACGATGAACATCAGCAGGGCATGGATGATCTCGCTGCCCGTTACATTGACTTTCTTACCCGCTGTAAAACCGAGCGGGAGACAATCAAATATGTTGAAGAAAAGCTTGAAGAAGCCGGTTTTGATGATTTTCTGGGGTCTGACAAATGTTTTCGCAGCTTTCGGGATAAGACAATCTTTATTGCCCGCAAAGGTAAAAAAACACTCTCGCATGGATTCAGGCTTGTCGGGGCGCATGCTGATACACCCCGTTTAGATCTCAAGCAGCATCCTCTTTATGAAGATCTCGGTATGAGTATGGCTAAAACTCATTACTATGGCGGAATCAGAAAATATCAATGGCTGGCGCGTCCTTTGGCACTGCACGGAGTAGTTGTTAAAGCCGATGGAGAGAAAATAGATGTTACGATCGGTGAAGATTTAAATGATCCGGTTTTAACTATTCTCGATCTCCTGCCGCACCTCGCTTACAAGCAGGTTGAAAAAAAGGTCACAGATGCATTTGAAGCTGAAAAGCTTAATATTCTCATGGGACATTCTCTTTCTTTCAATAAAGATGACGATAACGATGATGAGAGCGGCAAGCCGTCCGTAAAACGCAAAGTTCTTGAGCTGCTCAACGAAAAATACGGCATTATCGAAGAAGATCTTTTCAGCTCTGAAATGCATATCGTACCTGCCGGACCTGCCCGTTATGTGGGACTGGATAAATCTATTGTCGGCGGATACGGTCAGGATGACCGTTCCTGCGTATTTCTTGCTCTTGAAGCGTTTCTGAATGCTCCTGAACCGGAGCATGCACAGGTTGTCCTGTTCTACGATAAAGAAGAAGTCGGCTCTGAAGGTTCAACCGGTGCAAAATCTCTTTTCTTTGAATACTGCCTTGAAGACCTCATTGAAGCATGGGAGCCGGGAGCCAAGATGTCCCGTGTAATGATGGCAGGCAAAGCCCTTTCCACAGATGTGCATGCCGCAATTGATCCGGATTATCAGGATGTGCACGAAAAGTTGAACTCTGCCTACCTCGGTTACGGGCCATGTTTTTGCAAATTTACCGGACATAGAGGAAAGGTCGGAGCTAATGACGCTCATCCCGAATTTGTGGCGTGGTTACGCAGCGTTCTTGCCGAAGCTGAAGTTCCCTGGCAGATGGCTGAACTGGGCAAAGTTGATCTCGGCGGGGGCGGCACTGTCGCAAAATTTCTCGCATTATACGGCATGGATGTTATTGATTTCGGCCCCCCTGTTTTGTCTATGCACAGTCCTTTTGAACTGACCAGCAAGGCTGATTTGTATGCCACCGAACTTGCTTTCAGGGCTTTTTTGAAAAGCTAA
- the selA gene encoding L-seryl-tRNA(Sec) selenium transferase — protein MSNLFKYLPSVDSVLTRLEEEGVIDGLPRTLSRDLVNGFLDVCREEIKGGIVTEEKQLSAEVLFPRLTCHVRAGAKPHFRRVLNGTGVVVHTNLGRSLLAESAVKAVAEACANYSNLEFDLKTGERGSRYSHVEKLICEITGAEAALVVNNNASAVLITLETLSKGRESVVSRGQLVEIGGSFRIPDVMTKSGAILHEVGATNRTHLRDYENAINDETALLMKVHTSNFRVIGFTKEVSGGELAELGRKYDLPVYEDLGSGNLTNFSGLGLMREPTVQEVVAEGVDIVSFSGDKVLGGPQAGIIVGTKKYIDMIKSNPLNRAVRIDKMTLAALEATLRLYLDPDTAMREVPTVRMIMEKPENLKTQARSLARVFRRVLGDSVKVGVREGVSRVGGGAFPEQDLKTFLVTVLPQVNISVEELKERLLSTEPPLVARIEFDAFCLDPRTLSREEYHMAAQSVLQALNLD, from the coding sequence ATGTCCAACCTTTTCAAATACCTGCCGTCAGTTGACTCTGTTCTTACCAGATTGGAGGAGGAGGGCGTAATTGACGGCCTGCCGCGTACTCTTTCCCGCGACCTTGTAAATGGCTTTCTTGATGTCTGCCGTGAGGAAATCAAGGGCGGGATAGTTACTGAGGAAAAACAGCTTTCAGCGGAAGTGCTTTTTCCGCGCCTGACCTGCCATGTCCGGGCCGGGGCCAAGCCGCATTTCCGGCGCGTGCTGAACGGTACCGGAGTGGTTGTACATACCAATCTGGGTCGTTCTTTGCTGGCTGAAAGTGCGGTTAAGGCTGTTGCTGAAGCCTGCGCTAATTATTCAAACCTTGAATTTGATTTGAAAACCGGAGAACGCGGCAGCCGCTACAGTCATGTGGAAAAGCTTATCTGTGAAATTACCGGCGCTGAAGCTGCGCTGGTAGTAAACAATAATGCTTCGGCGGTGCTGATTACTCTGGAAACTTTATCAAAAGGGCGGGAATCTGTTGTTTCGCGCGGGCAGCTTGTCGAGATCGGAGGATCTTTCAGGATTCCTGATGTGATGACCAAAAGCGGGGCCATTTTGCATGAAGTCGGGGCCACCAACCGCACCCATCTGCGTGATTATGAAAATGCGATCAATGATGAAACTGCGCTTTTAATGAAAGTCCATACTTCAAATTTCAGGGTAATCGGATTTACTAAAGAAGTCTCTGGCGGGGAGCTGGCAGAGCTGGGACGTAAGTATGACCTCCCTGTTTATGAAGATCTCGGTAGCGGAAATTTGACTAATTTTTCGGGGCTTGGGCTTATGCGTGAACCCACGGTGCAGGAGGTTGTGGCCGAGGGAGTGGATATAGTTTCATTTTCCGGTGATAAGGTTCTGGGTGGACCGCAGGCCGGGATTATTGTGGGTACTAAAAAATATATAGATATGATCAAAAGCAACCCGCTTAACCGGGCTGTGCGAATTGATAAAATGACTCTTGCGGCTCTTGAGGCAACTCTGCGCCTTTACCTTGACCCTGATACGGCCATGCGGGAAGTACCTACAGTGCGTATGATCATGGAAAAACCGGAGAATCTTAAAACTCAGGCCCGGTCTTTGGCGCGTGTGTTTAGGCGGGTGCTCGGTGATTCCGTCAAGGTCGGTGTGCGCGAGGGCGTATCACGGGTTGGCGGAGGCGCATTTCCGGAGCAGGATTTAAAAACATTTCTAGTTACGGTCCTTCCGCAAGTCAATATTTCGGTGGAGGAGCTTAAGGAGCGTCTTCTTTCAACCGAGCCGCCGCTTGTGGCACGTATTGAATTTGATGCATTCTGCCTTGACCCGCGCACTCTTTCGCGGGAAGAATACCACATGGCTGCGCAGTCTGTTTTGCAAGCTCTTAATTTAGATTAA
- a CDS encoding bifunctional folylpolyglutamate synthase/dihydrofolate synthase encodes MKFRNYLKFNEYLDNLGLFHMDLSLGRMEEFVGKWGGKGSFPVIHVVGTNGKGSTSSYLASIAQESGLNVGMFTSPHFITPRERITINSSMLSEQEWCKLANQVMEILPDSGLTYFELLTCMALVAFKNNGVDLAVMEAGLGGRFDATTTIDPDLTVFTPIGLDHEKVLGSTIDLIAADKADAMQQNGIAITAVQEVEAMNVLLKRAQELDCELLQVENIIGIAGLAPSLAGEHQKQNAHLAACAWKIFCEKSKLKLENDAILTGVSKAFIAGRLQVVQSDRTYILDGAHNTHAFVALESELQRTAIRPDVIIFSCMKDKDLAPVKEILLRLTDGVIIACGIPDNERAYPYSELSDVLGVRSKAASNINEALSLLSSGDKTVLICGSLYLLAAFYTRYPEFLRS; translated from the coding sequence TTGAAATTTAGAAATTATTTAAAATTTAACGAATATTTGGATAATCTAGGCCTGTTTCATATGGACTTGAGTCTTGGCAGGATGGAGGAATTTGTCGGCAAATGGGGAGGCAAAGGAAGCTTTCCTGTTATTCATGTTGTAGGCACTAATGGAAAAGGGTCCACTTCTTCGTATCTTGCCAGCATTGCTCAGGAGTCTGGTTTAAATGTAGGAATGTTTACTTCGCCGCACTTTATCACTCCCCGTGAGCGCATCACAATTAATTCATCAATGCTCTCTGAGCAGGAGTGGTGCAAACTTGCTAATCAGGTTATGGAGATATTACCTGATTCAGGGCTTACATATTTTGAACTGCTCACTTGCATGGCTCTTGTTGCATTCAAAAATAACGGTGTTGATCTTGCTGTGATGGAGGCTGGGCTTGGTGGACGTTTTGATGCCACTACCACTATTGATCCTGATCTTACTGTATTTACGCCTATTGGTCTCGATCATGAAAAAGTACTTGGCTCAACAATTGATCTCATCGCAGCAGATAAGGCCGATGCCATGCAGCAAAATGGTATTGCCATAACGGCTGTGCAGGAAGTCGAAGCTATGAATGTGCTTTTAAAGCGGGCACAGGAATTGGATTGTGAACTGCTTCAAGTAGAAAATATAATTGGAATTGCCGGTCTGGCTCCATCTCTTGCTGGGGAGCATCAAAAGCAAAATGCGCATCTTGCTGCTTGTGCATGGAAAATTTTCTGTGAGAAATCAAAGTTGAAACTTGAGAATGATGCTATCCTTACAGGTGTTTCAAAAGCATTCATAGCAGGTCGTTTGCAGGTGGTTCAATCTGATCGTACATATATATTAGATGGTGCGCATAATACCCATGCCTTTGTCGCGCTCGAAAGTGAGTTGCAACGGACCGCAATCCGCCCTGATGTGATTATTTTTTCTTGTATGAAAGATAAAGATCTAGCTCCTGTAAAAGAAATTCTTCTCAGGTTGACGGATGGTGTGATTATAGCCTGCGGCATACCGGATAATGAAAGGGCATATCCATATAGTGAACTGAGTGATGTTCTAGGTGTCCGGTCAAAAGCAGCTTCAAATATTAATGAAGCTCTGTCTTTGCTGAGTTCCGGTGATAAAACAGTTCTAATTTGCGGCTCCTTGTATTTACTCGCAGCATTTTATACAAGATATCCAGAATTTTTAAGAAGTTGA
- a CDS encoding mechanosensitive ion channel: MSKKTILQFSFVNILLICLLVLPASLTYAQNNSTEELKDLAKAAEELDQIAKTPEQAATLTNLLHYKSELLKQTISAKKAMRSTSHPLDKEALSLKLKDLKKQLKKVNQNFIKVATGLDTSIFNEEIQQHFQWQEELETLVKPILNELKEMTKRPRQIERLKSKVAYFESKLPNADEAVTNIEKLIDSTDSLLLKAELDKLKLEFMKKRTNISNQLDVARFELNELQKEKKSFFESTKKVMAVFFKTRGKNILIAMFTFAGVFLFFRIIDRGFRKIHPAFKAKQRPFYIRLIEILLLVMSVLAASMASLFTLYVSGDWFLLSIALIFIFGALWTARAGFTRYYEQVKLILNLGSVRENERIVHKGVPWAVERLQIYAKLKNPALSPSTIRMPIRELENKISRPFGENEPWFPCRIGDWVILSDGVRGKVISQSPDMVELLQRGGAYVTYQTPDFLGLNPKNLSRNFRIKSVFGIDYAHQAESTTSILKQAKEFILAKLEEDGYSKHVLNLNVEFESAGASSLNLVIIADFHSDIAELYGRLVRALQRYSVDACNNFEWNIPFDQLVLHKAK; encoded by the coding sequence ATGAGTAAAAAAACAATTCTCCAATTTTCATTTGTAAATATTCTGCTGATCTGTCTTTTAGTGCTGCCTGCGAGCCTTACCTATGCGCAGAATAACAGCACCGAAGAACTGAAAGATTTAGCAAAAGCAGCCGAAGAGCTGGACCAAATAGCCAAAACTCCGGAGCAGGCTGCTACACTGACCAATCTGCTTCATTACAAATCTGAACTGCTAAAACAAACTATATCAGCTAAAAAAGCTATGAGGAGTACTTCCCATCCTCTGGATAAAGAAGCTCTTTCATTAAAATTAAAAGACCTGAAAAAACAGCTTAAAAAAGTTAATCAAAACTTTATCAAAGTTGCTACGGGACTCGATACTTCAATATTTAATGAAGAAATACAACAACACTTTCAATGGCAGGAAGAACTCGAAACTCTGGTCAAACCTATTTTGAATGAACTAAAGGAAATGACCAAACGGCCCAGACAAATTGAACGCTTGAAAAGCAAAGTTGCCTACTTCGAAAGCAAACTTCCCAATGCTGATGAAGCTGTAACGAATATTGAAAAACTCATTGATTCCACGGACTCTCTTCTACTGAAAGCTGAGCTTGATAAACTTAAGCTTGAATTTATGAAAAAACGTACCAATATCAGCAATCAACTGGATGTTGCTCGTTTTGAACTTAATGAATTGCAAAAGGAGAAAAAATCTTTTTTTGAATCAACAAAAAAAGTTATGGCTGTTTTCTTTAAAACCCGTGGTAAAAACATCCTCATAGCTATGTTCACATTTGCCGGAGTATTTTTATTTTTCCGCATCATAGATCGCGGCTTCAGAAAAATTCATCCCGCATTTAAAGCCAAACAAAGACCTTTTTATATCCGCCTTATCGAAATTCTTCTGCTGGTTATGAGTGTACTGGCAGCATCTATGGCTTCGCTTTTTACGCTTTACGTATCGGGCGACTGGTTTCTGCTCAGCATTGCGCTCATATTTATTTTCGGAGCACTCTGGACCGCCCGTGCAGGATTCACCAGATACTACGAACAGGTCAAACTCATCCTTAACCTCGGATCTGTCCGCGAAAATGAACGCATTGTCCACAAGGGAGTTCCGTGGGCAGTAGAAAGACTCCAGATTTATGCAAAACTCAAAAACCCGGCCTTAAGCCCCAGCACGATCAGAATGCCTATCAGAGAACTGGAAAACAAGATTTCCCGTCCCTTCGGCGAAAATGAACCCTGGTTCCCGTGCCGCATAGGCGACTGGGTGATACTCTCTGACGGTGTACGAGGCAAAGTTATCAGCCAGTCACCGGATATGGTTGAACTGCTCCAGCGCGGTGGAGCTTACGTTACATACCAGACCCCGGATTTTCTGGGACTCAATCCTAAAAACCTTTCTCGTAATTTCCGGATCAAATCTGTTTTCGGCATTGACTACGCGCATCAGGCCGAATCAACTACATCCATCCTTAAACAGGCAAAAGAATTTATCTTGGCTAAACTTGAAGAAGACGGCTACAGCAAGCACGTTCTCAACTTAAACGTTGAATTCGAATCAGCAGGCGCATCATCACTTAATCTAGTGATTATAGCTGATTTTCATAGCGACATCGCTGAGCTTTACGGCCGCCTTGTCCGGGCGCTGCAACGTTACAGTGTAGATGCCTGCAATAACTTTGAGTGGAATATTCCTTTTGACCAGCTTGTTCTCCACAAAGCAAAATAG
- a CDS encoding mechanosensitive ion channel family protein — translation MNGTEKTVETVVSGIQLDLMNPDFMSNLANDAIAFISLHGLRIIVAILVLYAGRFVSRQLSNVVGRLMAKSKVDEILTSFIKAIIYYTVLAAVVVAALGQAGINVTSFLAVLGAAGLAVGLALKDTLSNFAAGVMLILLRLFKKGDLVTVAGTSGIVQELSAFYTELSTLDNQRVVIPNSSILQSVIINTTAHKSRRIDLVIGIGYDDDIQKAKALIHEILSDDSRLLKNPAPAVMVGELGASSVDILVRPWVSTSEYFATKCDLLEKIKIAFDGAGISIPYPQSDVHLYKEGED, via the coding sequence ATGAATGGAACTGAAAAAACTGTTGAAACTGTTGTGTCCGGTATTCAGCTTGATCTTATGAATCCCGATTTTATGAGCAATCTCGCTAATGATGCCATAGCATTCATCAGCCTGCACGGACTGCGTATAATTGTTGCCATTTTGGTGCTTTATGCGGGACGATTTGTTTCGCGGCAGCTTTCGAATGTTGTTGGGCGGTTAATGGCCAAAAGCAAAGTGGATGAAATCTTAACTTCATTTATTAAAGCCATTATTTACTACACTGTGCTTGCAGCCGTTGTCGTGGCTGCGCTTGGGCAGGCGGGCATTAATGTCACTTCTTTTCTCGCAGTACTCGGTGCTGCCGGTCTGGCGGTAGGCTTGGCACTCAAAGATACACTTTCCAATTTCGCAGCCGGAGTTATGCTTATTCTGCTGCGACTATTCAAAAAGGGTGATTTAGTAACCGTGGCAGGTACTTCGGGTATTGTGCAGGAGCTTTCAGCTTTTTATACTGAACTTTCAACTCTTGATAACCAGAGAGTTGTGATTCCTAATTCATCAATTTTACAGTCCGTGATTATTAATACCACTGCACATAAAAGTCGACGTATCGATCTGGTGATAGGCATTGGTTATGATGATGATATTCAAAAGGCCAAAGCACTCATTCACGAGATTCTTTCAGATGACAGCCGGTTGCTTAAAAATCCGGCCCCTGCTGTTATGGTCGGGGAGCTTGGGGCATCAAGCGTTGATATTCTGGTGCGTCCGTGGGTAAGTACTTCTGAATATTTTGCAACCAAATGTGATTTGCTGGAAAAGATAAAGATTGCATTTGACGGGGCCGGAATTTCTATTCCATATCCGCAGAGCGATGTTCATCTGTACAAGGAAGGTGAAGATTAA
- a CDS encoding phosphatidylserine decarboxylase family protein, with product MKKHLLKASIFAVFIATLFILSALPSFADAATKDAPYKVGKWLPSDQQVLNDWCADLIRETDAAGKTPLLPVIQEFKDLIESDPELFMLFTEMFEQVPRKPPYNKDPTGRPQIRNYKHMLQLMNTIVTRAPEFNETGMVGFPLNAILDWPMGTPAGTSAFLNGKVNRQLKKILTQWAVYLDSPDSRYVLSNDPENGWFGRDAEKAMPTFVEDFVCNPEKPYYGFASWDDFFTRVFREGRRPVASPEDDSVISNSCESAPYKLAENVKLRDKFWIKAQPYSLVHMLGDEMLAREFAGGTVYQAFLSALSYHRWHSPVSGKIVRTRIIDGSYYAEAQSMGFDPVGPNNSQGYITQVATRALVLIEADNPDIGLMAVMFVGMAEVSSNEITVYEGQHVKKGDQLGMFHFGGSTHTLIFRPGVKLKFDLHGQKPGLHSSNIPVRSRIATVSK from the coding sequence ATGAAAAAGCATTTGCTTAAAGCCAGTATTTTTGCAGTTTTTATTGCTACCTTGTTTATTTTATCAGCACTGCCTTCTTTTGCTGATGCTGCGACAAAAGATGCTCCTTATAAAGTCGGGAAGTGGCTGCCTTCTGATCAGCAGGTGCTTAACGACTGGTGTGCTGACCTTATTCGCGAAACTGACGCGGCAGGTAAAACTCCTTTGCTTCCCGTTATTCAGGAATTCAAGGATCTGATTGAAAGCGATCCGGAATTATTTATGCTTTTTACAGAGATGTTTGAGCAGGTTCCCCGCAAACCTCCATATAATAAAGATCCTACTGGCAGGCCGCAGATTAGAAATTATAAGCACATGCTGCAACTTATGAACACGATCGTGACCCGCGCTCCTGAATTTAATGAAACAGGAATGGTCGGTTTTCCTCTTAACGCCATTCTTGACTGGCCGATGGGGACACCTGCCGGAACTTCTGCTTTCTTGAATGGAAAGGTTAACCGCCAGCTTAAGAAAATTTTGACTCAGTGGGCTGTTTATCTTGATTCCCCTGATTCTCGTTACGTTCTGAGTAATGATCCTGAAAACGGATGGTTCGGACGTGATGCTGAAAAGGCGATGCCTACTTTTGTTGAGGATTTTGTCTGCAACCCTGAAAAACCATATTACGGCTTTGCTTCATGGGATGATTTTTTTACCCGTGTTTTCCGTGAAGGACGCCGTCCTGTTGCATCCCCTGAAGATGATTCTGTTATCAGCAATTCCTGTGAATCAGCACCGTATAAGCTGGCTGAAAATGTTAAGCTGCGTGATAAGTTCTGGATTAAAGCACAGCCGTATTCTCTAGTTCATATGCTCGGGGATGAAATGCTTGCCAGAGAGTTTGCAGGGGGAACCGTTTATCAGGCTTTTCTCAGCGCGCTCAGCTATCACCGCTGGCACAGTCCGGTTAGCGGCAAAATTGTAAGGACCAGAATTATAGATGGTTCGTATTACGCAGAAGCCCAGAGTATGGGGTTTGATCCTGTCGGGCCGAATAACTCTCAAGGTTATATCACGCAGGTTGCTACGCGGGCTTTGGTGTTGATAGAAGCTGATAATCCTGACATCGGCCTGATGGCAGTTATGTTTGTCGGCATGGCTGAAGTTTCATCTAATGAAATTACTGTTTACGAGGGGCAGCATGTGAAAAAGGGTGATCAGCTTGGTATGTTTCATTTTGGCGGATCTACACATACTCTTATTTTCAGACCCGGTGTGAAACTCAAGTTTGATCTGCACGGTCAGAAACCGGGACTGCATTCCAGCAATATTCCTGTCAGATCAAGGATCGCTACGGTCAGCAAATAG